In one Lolium rigidum isolate FL_2022 chromosome 3, APGP_CSIRO_Lrig_0.1, whole genome shotgun sequence genomic region, the following are encoded:
- the LOC124702492 gene encoding calcium/calmodulin-dependent serine/threonine-protein kinase 1-like, which translates to MGLCHGKSATATATATEPVPAEKPHVASGAATPAAARGGAASPAAPASKPGTPKQPKFPFYMPSPLPPSSFKGSPASSSVASTPRRGVFRRPFPPPSPAKHIRAFLARRHGSVKPNQASIPEAGEPGVSLDKSFGFSTHFAAKYDLGREVGRGHFGYTCAATAKKGELKGQEVAVKVIPKAKMTTAIAIEDVRREVRILSSLTGHNNLVQFYDSCEDEENVYIVMELCKGGELLDKILARGGKYSEEDAKVVMRQILSVASFCHLQGVVHRDLKPENFLFTSKDESSDLKAIDFGLSDFVKPDERLNDIVGSAYYVAPEVLHRSYGTEADMWSIGVIAYILLCGSRPFWARTESGIFRAVLKAEPNFDEAPWPTLSAEAKDFVRKLLHKDYRKRITAAQALCHPWIRGTEEVKIPLDMIIYRLMRAYISSSSLRKSALRALAKTLTTDQLFYLREQFELLGPNKSGYITLQNLKTALTKNTMYVMKDSRILEFVNTICNIQYRKLDFEEFCAASVSVYQLESLDTWEQHARQSYELFDKEGNRPIVIEELASELGLGPSVPLHVVLQDWIRHSDGKLSFLGFIKLLHGVSSRATPKA; encoded by the exons ATGGGTCTCTGCCATGGCAAGTcagccacggccacggccacggctaCGGAGCCGGTGCCGGCGGAGAAACCCCATGTAGCTAGCGGCGCGGCAACCCCTGCCGCGGCCCGCGGCGGGGCCGCGTCGCCAGCAGCCCCGGCGTCGAAGCCCGGCACGCCGAAGCAGCCCAAGTTCCCGTTCTACATGCCCAGCCCGCTCCCGCCGTCCAGCTTCAAGGGATCGCCGGCGAGCTCCAGCGTGGCGTCCACGCCGCGGCGAGGCGTGTTCAGGCGGCCCtttccgccgccgtcgcccgcgaaGCACATCCGTGCGTTCCTGGCGCGGCGCCACGGCTCCGTCAAGCCCAACCAGGCGTCCATTCCCGAGGCCGGCGAGCCGGGAGTGTCGCTGGATAAGAGCTTCGGCTTCTCCACGCACTTCGCCGCCAAGTACGACCTCGGCAGGGAGGTGGGGCGCGGACACTTCGGCTACacctgcgccgccaccgccaagaaGGGCGAGCTCAAGGGCCAGGAAGTCGCCGTCAAGGTCATCCCTAAGGCTAAG ATGACCACTGCAATTGCTATTGAAGATGTCAGGAGAGAAGTCAGAATATTGAGTTCTTTGACTGGCCACAACAACCTAGTGCAATTTTACGATTCTTGCGAGGATGAAGAGAACGTATATATAGTTATGGA GTTATGCAAAGGAGGCGAGCTGCTGGACAAGATTTTGGCTAG AGGTGGAAAATATTCTGAAGAGGATGCAAAGGTTGTTATGCGCCAAATTTTAAGTGTTGCTTCATTTTGTCACCTTCAGGGTGTTGTTCACCGGGATCTGAAACCAGAG AACTTTCTTTTCACCTCAAAGGATGAGAGCTCTGACTTGAAGGCCATAGACTTTGGTCTGTCTGATTTTGTAAAGCCAG ATGAAAGACTTAATGACATTGTTGGAAGTGCATATTATGTTGCTCCAGAAGTGCTCCATCGATCTTATGGCACCGAGGCAGATATGTGGAGTATTGGAGTAATTGCGTACATCTTGCTCTGTGGAAGCCGCCCTTTCTGGGCACGAACAGAATCAGGAATATTCCGTGCTGTCCTTAAAGCGGAACCTAATTTTGATGAAGCTCCATGGCCTACCCTCTCTGCTGAAGCGAAAGACTTTGTGAGAAAGCTGCTTCATAAGGATTACCGCAAGAGGATAACTGCTGCACAAGCCCTCT GCCATCCATGGATTCGTGGCACTGAAGAAGTGAAGATTCCCTTAGACATGATAATTTACAGGCTTATGAGGGCTTACATAAGCTCATCTTCTCTACGGAAATCTGCTTTGAGG GCACTTGCCAAGACATTGACGACCGATCAACTATTCTACCTAAGAGAGCAGTTTGAATTGCTGGGGCCAAACAAGAGTGGATATATCACCTTGCAAAATTTGAAGACG GCTTTGACAAAGAACACCATGTATGTAATGAAGGATTCTAGGATTCTGGAATTTGTTAACACA ATTTGCAATATTCAGTACAGAAAGCTGGATTTCGAGGAGTTCTGTGCTGCTTCCGTGAGTGTGTACCAGTTGGAAAGTTTGGACACCTGGGAACAGCATGCCCGGCAGTCGTATGAGTTATTCGACAAGGAGGGTAACCGGCCAATTGTGATCGAAGAACTTGCATCG gAGCTTGGACTTGGCCCTTCGGTTCCCCTTCATGTTGTTCTCCAAGACTGGATCAGGCATTCTGATGGAAAGCTGAGCTTCCTAGGATTCATAAAGCtactgcatggagtttcttcgcgTGCTACGCCAAAAGCCTAA
- the LOC124698408 gene encoding uncharacterized protein LOC124698408 isoform X3 has product MAILPRIAAAGGRRPRLPPLPPARTLMTAFAAAATLAVLCLFSSSSPTSSLSSSRRSGADNGDRYLYWGGRVDCPGKHCGSCAGLGHQESSLRCALEEALFLGRIFVMPSRMCLSYVHNTKGTHQSSNATSKQRWEESSCAMESLYDIDHISRIVPVVLDNSKTWHAIASRAMKLGERGVAHVQGISRAELKENPMYSNALLINRTASPLAWFMECKDRKKRNSLMLSYTFLPSMPAKKLSDAANKMKQILGDYDAIHVRRGDLLKNRKDRFGVERSLHPHLDRDTRPAFIRNRIAKWIPPGRTLYIASNERTPGFFSPLSDR; this is encoded by the exons atgGCGATCCTCCCCCGAATCGCTGCGGCCGGCGGTCGCAGGCCGAGGTTGCCGCCGCTCCCGCCCGCAAGGACCCTCATGACGGcgttcgcggcggcggcgacactGGCCGTCCTGTGCCTCTTCTCCTCTTCGTCCCCGACCTCCTCGCTATCGAGTTCCCGGAGATCCGGTGCCGATAATGGAGACAGGTACCTGTACTGGGGCGGCCGCGTCGACTGCCCGGGCAAGCACTGCGGCTCCTGCGCCGGCCTCGGGCACCAGGAGTCCAGCCTCCGCTGCGCCCTCGAGGAGGCCCTCTTCCTCGGCAG AATATTTGTTATGCCATCCAGAATGTGCCTAAGTTATGTACATAATACAAAAGGGACCCATCAATCAAGCAATGCAACTTCAAagcaaag ATGGGAAGAAAGTTCTTGTGCAATGGAATCCCTCTATGATATAGATCACATCTCAAGAATAGTACCTGTTGTTCTGGACAATTCCAAGACGTGGCATGCGATAGCATCAAGAGCTATGAAATTAGGAGAGAGAGGTGTGGCACATGTGCAAGGTATTAGCAGAGCAGAACTCAAAGAAAATCCCATGTACTCCAATGCTCTCCTAATAAACCGCACCGCAAGTCCTCTTGCTTG GTTTATGGAGTGCAAGGATCGTAAAAAACGCAACTCTCTGATGCTATCCTACACCTTTCTGCCAAGTATGCCAGCGAAAAAATTGAGTGATGCTGCAAATAAG ATGAAGCAAATACTTGGTGATTACGATGCTATTCATGTGCGACGAGGCGATCTATTGAAAAACAGGAAAGACAGGTTTGGTGTTGAAAGGAGCCTTCATCCCCATCTGGATAGAGATACCCGCCCTGCGTTTATCAGGAACAGAATTGCAAAATGGATTCCACCTGGTAGAACCTTATACATTGCCTCAAATGAAAGAACACCGGGCTTCTTCTCTCCTCTATCAGACCG GTAG
- the LOC124695658 gene encoding heat stress transcription factor B-4d-like, which yields MAFLVERRSSEMVSHSQHTAPAMMKPVPAPFLTKTYQLVDDPCTDQVVSWGEDETTFVVWRPPEFARDLLPNYFKHNNFSSFVRQLNTYGFRKIVADRWEFANELFRKGAKHLLSEIHRRKSACSHPPPLQPPPLHRSHHELQPYLSLFSPSPLQAYLPFQDNSSSPAPADSSSGDFMAALSEDNRQLRQRNSLLLSELAHMRRLYNDIIYFLQNHVEPVPPSTPALPGYCRLVELGGHVNERGAGSPPQAKPRPRDDDDAAVKLFGVRLDEGKKRKVQQLVEEGDDDHGDCDGDDQGSTEV from the exons ATGGCTTTCCTTGTGGAGAGGCGTAGCAGTGAGATGGTGTCGCACTCGCAGCACACGGCGCCGGCGATGATGAAGCCGGTGCCGGCTCCCTTCCTGACCAAGACGTACCAGCTCGTCGACGACCCTTGCACCGACCAGGTGGTGTCGTGGGGCGAGGACGAGACCACCTTCGTGGTGTGGCggccgccggagttcgccagagaCCTCCTCCCCAACTACTTCAAGCACAACAACTTCTCCAGCTTCGTCAGGCAGCTCAACACCTAT GGCTTCAGGAAGATAGTAGCTGACAGGTGGGAGTTCGCCAACGAGTTGTTCAGGAAGGGCGCCAAGCACCTCCTGTCAGAGATCCACCGGAGGAAGTCCGCTTGCTCGCATCCTCCGCCgctgcagccgccgccgctccaccgTTCGCACCATGAGCTGCAGCCTTACCTCAGCCTCTTCTCGCCGTCGCCTCTCCAGGCCTACCTTCCTTTCCAGGACAACTCCTCCTCCCCGGCGCCAGCGGACAGTAGCAGCGGGGACTTCATGGCGGCGCTGTCGGAGGACAACCGGCAGCTACGGCAGCGCAACTCGCTGTTGCTATCGGAGCTGGCGCACATGAGGAGGCTCTACAACGACATCATCTACTTCCTGCAGAACCACGTGGAGCCGGTGCCGCCGTCCACGCCCGCGCTGCCCGGCTACTGCAGGCTGGTGGAGCTCGGCGGCCATGTCAATGAGCGTGGCGCCGGCTCACCGCCGCAGGCGAAGCCTAGGCCGCGAGACGACGATGACGCGGCGGTGAAGCTGTTCGGCGTGAGGCTAGACGAGGGCAAGAAAAGGAAGGTGCAGCAGCTGGTAGAAGAAGGCGATGACGACCATGGCGACTGCGATGGCGATGACCAGGGAAGTACTGAGGTCTAG
- the LOC124698408 gene encoding uncharacterized protein LOC124698408 isoform X1, which produces MAILPRIAAAGGRRPRLPPLPPARTLMTAFAAAATLAVLCLFSSSSPTSSLSSSRRSGADNGDRYLYWGGRVDCPGKHCGSCAGLGHQESSLRCALEEALFLGRIFVMPSRMCLSYVHNTKGTHQSSNATSKQRWEESSCAMESLYDIDHISRIVPVVLDNSKTWHAIASRAMKLGERGVAHVQGISRAELKENPMYSNALLINRTASPLAWFMECKDRKKRNSLMLSYTFLPSMPAKKLSDAANKMKQILGDYDAIHVRRGDLLKNRKDRFGVERSLHPHLDRDTRPAFIRNRIAKWIPPGRTLYIASNERTPGFFSPLSDRYKLAYSSNFSSILEPIIENNYQLFMVERLMMRGAKTFVKTMKEFDNDLTLCDDPKKNTKVWEKPVSTR; this is translated from the exons atgGCGATCCTCCCCCGAATCGCTGCGGCCGGCGGTCGCAGGCCGAGGTTGCCGCCGCTCCCGCCCGCAAGGACCCTCATGACGGcgttcgcggcggcggcgacactGGCCGTCCTGTGCCTCTTCTCCTCTTCGTCCCCGACCTCCTCGCTATCGAGTTCCCGGAGATCCGGTGCCGATAATGGAGACAGGTACCTGTACTGGGGCGGCCGCGTCGACTGCCCGGGCAAGCACTGCGGCTCCTGCGCCGGCCTCGGGCACCAGGAGTCCAGCCTCCGCTGCGCCCTCGAGGAGGCCCTCTTCCTCGGCAG AATATTTGTTATGCCATCCAGAATGTGCCTAAGTTATGTACATAATACAAAAGGGACCCATCAATCAAGCAATGCAACTTCAAagcaaag ATGGGAAGAAAGTTCTTGTGCAATGGAATCCCTCTATGATATAGATCACATCTCAAGAATAGTACCTGTTGTTCTGGACAATTCCAAGACGTGGCATGCGATAGCATCAAGAGCTATGAAATTAGGAGAGAGAGGTGTGGCACATGTGCAAGGTATTAGCAGAGCAGAACTCAAAGAAAATCCCATGTACTCCAATGCTCTCCTAATAAACCGCACCGCAAGTCCTCTTGCTTG GTTTATGGAGTGCAAGGATCGTAAAAAACGCAACTCTCTGATGCTATCCTACACCTTTCTGCCAAGTATGCCAGCGAAAAAATTGAGTGATGCTGCAAATAAG ATGAAGCAAATACTTGGTGATTACGATGCTATTCATGTGCGACGAGGCGATCTATTGAAAAACAGGAAAGACAGGTTTGGTGTTGAAAGGAGCCTTCATCCCCATCTGGATAGAGATACCCGCCCTGCGTTTATCAGGAACAGAATTGCAAAATGGATTCCACCTGGTAGAACCTTATACATTGCCTCAAATGAAAGAACACCGGGCTTCTTCTCTCCTCTATCAGACCG ATACAAGTTAGCATACTCATCCAACTTCAGTAGCATATTAGAGCCAATAATTGAGAATAATTATCAGCTATTCATGGTGGAGAGGCTAATGATGCGAGGAGCAAAGACGTTCGTCAAGACAATGAAAGAATTTGACAATGATCTGACCCTGTGCGATGATCCGAAGAAGAACACCAAAGTTTGGGAAAAGCCAGTCAGTACCAGATGA
- the LOC124698408 gene encoding uncharacterized protein LOC124698408 isoform X2 yields MAILPRIAAAGGRRPRLPPLPPARTLMTAFAAAATLAVLCLFSSSSPTSSLSSSRRSGADNGDRYLYWGGRVDCPGKHCGSCAGLGHQESSLRCALEEALFLGRIFVMPSRMCLSYVHNTKGTHQSSNATSKQRWEESSCAMESLYDIDHISRIVPVVLDNSKTWHAIASRAMKLGERGVAHVQGISRAELKENPMYSNALLINRTASPLAWFMECKDRKKRNSLMLSYTFLPSMPAKKLSDAANKMKQILGDYDAIHVRRGDLLKNRKDRFGVERSLHPHLDRDTRPAFIRNRIAKWIPPGRTLYIASNERTPGFFSPLSDRYSWWRG; encoded by the exons atgGCGATCCTCCCCCGAATCGCTGCGGCCGGCGGTCGCAGGCCGAGGTTGCCGCCGCTCCCGCCCGCAAGGACCCTCATGACGGcgttcgcggcggcggcgacactGGCCGTCCTGTGCCTCTTCTCCTCTTCGTCCCCGACCTCCTCGCTATCGAGTTCCCGGAGATCCGGTGCCGATAATGGAGACAGGTACCTGTACTGGGGCGGCCGCGTCGACTGCCCGGGCAAGCACTGCGGCTCCTGCGCCGGCCTCGGGCACCAGGAGTCCAGCCTCCGCTGCGCCCTCGAGGAGGCCCTCTTCCTCGGCAG AATATTTGTTATGCCATCCAGAATGTGCCTAAGTTATGTACATAATACAAAAGGGACCCATCAATCAAGCAATGCAACTTCAAagcaaag ATGGGAAGAAAGTTCTTGTGCAATGGAATCCCTCTATGATATAGATCACATCTCAAGAATAGTACCTGTTGTTCTGGACAATTCCAAGACGTGGCATGCGATAGCATCAAGAGCTATGAAATTAGGAGAGAGAGGTGTGGCACATGTGCAAGGTATTAGCAGAGCAGAACTCAAAGAAAATCCCATGTACTCCAATGCTCTCCTAATAAACCGCACCGCAAGTCCTCTTGCTTG GTTTATGGAGTGCAAGGATCGTAAAAAACGCAACTCTCTGATGCTATCCTACACCTTTCTGCCAAGTATGCCAGCGAAAAAATTGAGTGATGCTGCAAATAAG ATGAAGCAAATACTTGGTGATTACGATGCTATTCATGTGCGACGAGGCGATCTATTGAAAAACAGGAAAGACAGGTTTGGTGTTGAAAGGAGCCTTCATCCCCATCTGGATAGAGATACCCGCCCTGCGTTTATCAGGAACAGAATTGCAAAATGGATTCCACCTGGTAGAACCTTATACATTGCCTCAAATGAAAGAACACCGGGCTTCTTCTCTCCTCTATCAGACCG CTATTCATGGTGGAGAGGCTAA